A region of the Rhodothermus sp. genome:
TCATCGGCCAGCAACACGAGGGCCAGCGACTGCGGCATGCTAACCCGTCCATTGGCCGGATTAATCAAATCTTCCGGGGTCAACGTGGCCAGGTAAGCCAGCACCTCATCCCGCGTATCTGGCTGGCCATCCCCGTTGAAATCAACCGGCAAACGATTGGGATCCGTGGGCAAGAGCTTAGCGCCAAAGTGCGCACCCGGTGCGTATCCTTCAATCAGGAAATTACGATAGCGCGGGTAACTACCACCCACCTTGATGGGCGGCGCGCCACCCATGTCCGTCACCTGTTCCCACAGGTACGAAGCATTGGCAAATACATCGATCGATAGGTTTTCACTGTTGTAGAGATTGCCTTTCAGGCCCAGCTCGACACCACGCGCCTTCAGCTCTCCGATGTTGGTCAACTGACGGGCCCGGAATCCTCCCGTGACCGGGAACTGCTTGTCTACCAGGGCATCGCTCACAACACGGTCCCAGTACGTGGCTTCTAAGGCCATCCGGTCCTGCCACAATCCCAGCTCTACGCCCACTTCCCATTCAGTAGAAATCTCCGGCTTCAACTTGGGATTCCCCAGGTTACCGGGCGCAATACCTGGCCCACTGACCGAAGACAGCGGCACATATGTGGTCAATGCGTCGAAAGCACCCGGCTGCAGCCCGGATTGTCCGATGGCCGCACGCAACCGCAGGGAAGAAATCGGTCCCAACGGACGCCAGAACGGCGCATCCGAAGGAATGAAGCTGAGCGAAGCCTTGGGATAGAACACAGCGTCAAACTCCGAACCAAAAGCACTGTTGGCGTCCAGGCGTCCGCCCACCGTCAGGAACAGATAGTCATTGAAGCCAATCTGCTCCTGCGCAAAGATACCCAGGTTCACCACCTCCAGGAACGACTCAAACACGGACTGCTCGGCCGCTCCACCCGTCACGTCAATTCCTGGACCGGGGAAGCGCCGTCCTTCGGCCGACGACTCAATACGTCGCGTAATGAACCCCTGCGTTCCAAGGATAAAGACAGACTCCAGCGAAGAGGTCAGCCGCGTACGATGGGTCATCTTGATGTCGGCCGTGATATCCAGCGTGTTGAGGTCATCGATACGCCGCACTCCCTCTGGATTGTAACCGCTGAACTTGTCAATATTCCATCCGAAGGGAAAGACTTCGCGGCTGAACTGGTTGACGACATCGACGCCAAAGGTGGCGTCAAACATCAACGGCCGAGAAGGACGGTAGTTCAGATTGATACTGCCAAAGAAACGATCCACATCCTGGGAGTAGATCTGCTGCAACCCTTCGTTGACCGTCATGAAAGCCGGTGAGCCCGTCTGGTTGTTGAACCGTACCAGCTCGGGCTTACTGAACATGGCCAGCGTAAAGGCCGCAAAGATATTGTTATTGTTGTTGGGCGTCTCGTAGTGGCGCCGTGTCAACCCCGTCGATACACCGATACGCAGTTTATCGCTCGGGAAGATATTGACAGTTGCCGTCGCCTGAGCAATTCGGTTAATATCGGCTGAAAGCGTACGCACACCCGGCGGATAGCGCCGTCCCGTCTTGCCGCCAAACGGTCCATCCTCATCGGCCCAGCGCAGATTCAGGAAATAGGTAACCCCCGGCGTCCCTCCGGAAACAGAAGCGGCATAAGATTGCAAATATCCTGTTTCAAACAGCTCATGAATAAAGTTTTCCTGCACCAGTTCGAAGGGCCGCACGCTCCGCCCGAGATACTTCGACATGGTATCTGCAACCGCCTGATTCCATGCAAATCCTGTATTTGCAGGATAAATTCGCGGATACCAGGCGGCTCCCTGCTCGATCCGAAAACTAAACCGTGGGGGTCCTACCGCTCCCCGCTTGGTAAAGATCTGAATGACCCCATTGGAGGCTTCTGTCCCATAAAGCGTCGCAGCAGCTGCCCCTTTCAGAATCTCAATGCGCTCAATAGCTTCCGGGTCCAGATCATCCAGGCGTGAGGGAGAGCCTCCGCCTCCCGTTCCTACAAAGCCACCAAAACCTCCGCCCCGGTTGATCCGGATACCATCAATGTAAACGACCGGCTCATTACTCTGCGAAAGAGAAGCCGACCCTCGAATGCGAATACGCGCCCCTTCTCCCGTAAGACCTCCTGAGGGTAATACAGCCACAGAAGGCTCGCGCGCCAGCAACATCTCTGAGAGATTCTGCACCGGCGCCAACTCCAGTTCCGCCGCATTGATAGTGGCAATGGTGTTCCCCAGGCGCTTGACTTCGACCGGCCCACCAGCACCCGTTACAACCACTTCCTGGAGGTTCAGGGCCGTCTGATACAGCGCAAAATCGACCGTAACCGTCGCCCCCTCTTCTACGGTAACCTGTCGTGTTTCTGTACGATATCCAATAAAGCTGGCTTCCAGTGTATACGTCCCTGCAGGAACGCGCTCAATCGTGTAGTTTCCGTCAATATCCGTAGCCGCACCTCGCAACAGCTCGCGAATCACCACATTGACACCCGGAATGGGATCCTGTGTGTCGGCGTCAACCACGCGCCCCTTGATCGTCCCCTGTGCCAGCACACTTCCAGGCAGTAGTAGCAGCCACAACCAGAGCACATGTTTTGCGCGCATAGCCTCTCCCGGAATGTTTTCAGTTGATCAATTTTTTCCTGTTCTTCGAAATTAGAACATTCTTTGCCATTACTTCAAGATTCCATGATACTGAACGGTTGAAATAACGTGCTGAATGGTTCATAATCCTGGCTCAATGGTTTACCGGGCCTCATCTGTATAGCGCTCCGGTCTGCGCATCTGCAATAAACAGGGCACCTGCTCCCTTTCCGGAACGAGGCTCCTGGCCTACGGTGCTTTTTACCATTACCTACAGTCTCGCCGCAACATGCGGATACACGGTCAAAGAAACGAAGGCGTCAATAGGCAGACGCAGCGCTTTCAGTGCCCAGAGAGGCCCGGCCGGATCAAACGTAAAGGGCGCCAGCGTTCTGTCGGTACAAAAGAGCGGCAACGGGCAGGCTCCTGGTTGTCTTTGCTGCAGGATGGGAGCGTATCGCTTCAGGAAAACGGCGGACTCTGGAGGGTGACCCAGCACACACAGGCTGCGGTGGGCATCAAAATCTGTTGGCTGTGAATGTATAGCTCCACTTCGCTGAGCGTTCCACACGGGTGCTTTCGACATAGTGGCAGGTCAACGTCCGACGATAAACGTATACTGCACCCGCGCATAGCTCCCAAAAACGCCCCGTCCCCCCGAGACATGTTCCAGAACAGCCGGGATCTCTCCAGGCGATAGGGTCGAGCCCCCGTGCTGTACAGACTGGGTTCGGATCAGGTCATACAGGTTGTCGTCCAGCGCGCTAATCGTCACGCGGTTGGGTCCGTAGAAGAGCACAGCCAGCCAGGGTAACCGTAGTCGGAGCGTCCCGTCAGGCATTTCCCTGTAGTTGGCCTCATTCAGAATAGGCGATCCACTTACGCGCAGCTCCTCGAGCGTAAAGGTGCTGTCTTCGTAGAGCGCGCGCCCCAGTGGGGTCAGATTCTCTTCGGTCGGCTCCAACGCCTCGGTGGTGATGATGTAGACGGCCTGGCGGCCGGGATACTCGCTACGGGTCATGAACAGTTCCAGGCGCACTTCGCTCTGATAGCGCACGGAGTCAAGATTGGCGCCTAACACTCGAAAAGTGTCGGGTACTGTCGTTTCGGCCGTCAATAAGGTTCCGTCGGGCATTCGGGCCTCCAGCCGGTAGGTGCGCAACGGCCGCACGCGCACCCCTTGTACCAGAGGAACCGGCACATAGTAGCCGGGGGTGTCTGGATGCTCCGTATATGGATACCAGCGTTCGGGCAAGCCCTGCGCGTCTAACAGCGCAATGCGTACCTGCGCCCCGCGTACCCATACCGAGTCGGGCACATAGACTGCATCAAGCGGCATTGTCCGCGTCAGCCATACCGGCTGCAACGGCTCTCCCGCGATCTGGTACGACTCGACCACGTACTCCGGCGTGAATGAAACGGGTGCTACCTGATCGCAGGCAGCCCACCCGAACATCCCAATCAGTATGCACCAGAAAACACGAGGCATAGCTCAAAACTGCAGGCTGAACGATAGGTTGGGTAACGGGATAGGAATCTGCGGTACTTCATTGCGCTTGACCTCTCCCTCGCGGTTAAACTCAAAGAAGTAGAACCACAGGTTACGTCGAGCATACGCGTTCAGCACCTGAAACTGCAGCGTATAGTCGGCCACGCCAAAAAAGCGGCCGTGACGCATCAGCCCTATGTCGAGCCGATGGTACGCCGGCAGGCGTGCATTGTTGTAGCCGGGTGTCAGAATTACGTTGCGTGTGTCGGCACCAAATGGATCCCGCGTGAGCCGATACCGACCCGACGGCTCCGTGTAGGCCTGTCCGGTGGCATAGGTAAAGACCGTTGAAAGTCGCCAATGACGTGACAGGTTAAAGCGGACCACCAGATTCAGGTCATGGGTGCGGTCGTACTTGGGAGGATAGAACTGTGGACGGCCGCGCTCGTCGAGGTTAACGCCCGGGAAGCGACGGCGCGTGCGGCTCCAGGTATAGCCCAGCAGTCCTGTCAACCGTCCTACGGAGCGTTGCAAAAGCACTTCCAGGCCATAGGCATACCCATCGCCTATCCGGAACAGGTCACGGTAAGCGAGTCCGGCCACGTTCGGTAGAAATGGATCAAATTCGAACAGCGCACGCATTGTACGGTAGTAGGCTTCTGTTTCTACATTGAC
Encoded here:
- a CDS encoding DUF4249 family protein, giving the protein MPRVFWCILIGMFGWAACDQVAPVSFTPEYVVESYQIAGEPLQPVWLTRTMPLDAVYVPDSVWVRGAQVRIALLDAQGLPERWYPYTEHPDTPGYYVPVPLVQGVRVRPLRTYRLEARMPDGTLLTAETTVPDTFRVLGANLDSVRYQSEVRLELFMTRSEYPGRQAVYIITTEALEPTEENLTPLGRALYEDSTFTLEELRVSGSPILNEANYREMPDGTLRLRLPWLAVLFYGPNRVTISALDDNLYDLIRTQSVQHGGSTLSPGEIPAVLEHVSGGRGVFGSYARVQYTFIVGR
- a CDS encoding SusC/RagA family TonB-linked outer membrane protein, coding for MRAKHVLWLWLLLLPGSVLAQGTIKGRVVDADTQDPIPGVNVVIRELLRGAATDIDGNYTIERVPAGTYTLEASFIGYRTETRQVTVEEGATVTVDFALYQTALNLQEVVVTGAGGPVEVKRLGNTIATINAAELELAPVQNLSEMLLAREPSVAVLPSGGLTGEGARIRIRGSASLSQSNEPVVYIDGIRINRGGGFGGFVGTGGGGSPSRLDDLDPEAIERIEILKGAAAATLYGTEASNGVIQIFTKRGAVGPPRFSFRIEQGAAWYPRIYPANTGFAWNQAVADTMSKYLGRSVRPFELVQENFIHELFETGYLQSYAASVSGGTPGVTYFLNLRWADEDGPFGGKTGRRYPPGVRTLSADINRIAQATATVNIFPSDKLRIGVSTGLTRRHYETPNNNNNIFAAFTLAMFSKPELVRFNNQTGSPAFMTVNEGLQQIYSQDVDRFFGSINLNYRPSRPLMFDATFGVDVVNQFSREVFPFGWNIDKFSGYNPEGVRRIDDLNTLDITADIKMTHRTRLTSSLESVFILGTQGFITRRIESSAEGRRFPGPGIDVTGGAAEQSVFESFLEVVNLGIFAQEQIGFNDYLFLTVGGRLDANSAFGSEFDAVFYPKASLSFIPSDAPFWRPLGPISSLRLRAAIGQSGLQPGAFDALTTYVPLSSVSGPGIAPGNLGNPKLKPEISTEWEVGVELGLWQDRMALEATYWDRVVSDALVDKQFPVTGGFRARQLTNIGELKARGVELGLKGNLYNSENLSIDVFANASYLWEQVTDMGGAPPIKVGGSYPRYRNFLIEGYAPGAHFGAKLLPTDPNRLPVDFNGDGQPDTRDEVLAYLATLTPEDLINPANGRVSMPQSLALVLLADEDGDGDLLDHYLGKPTPDWQGSFGATIRFLRNFRLYTAFEFKAGNYYVNNLTFAFRQANPVIGRNLPWSAEVVRDYATGGIDANGNPKNDPQVRLRALERWLNELLALAPFSGLNTIKPADFLRWRELSLTYDVPRSQLQRLWGIDRLSFTLGVRNLALWTRYDGPDPEVNAVGRGSGSQLSQNYLDGVDAFGFILPRRVTFTVRFGF